CCGCGCACAGCCGGATCTTGCGGGAGAGTGGAGGAAGCGCGACCGAAACATGGACGGACGGGGCTCATTGGTGCGATCAAACAAAGCAAAGAGCGGCAGGACTTACTGGTTGGTGTTTTCTTTATGCTTGATCTAGTAGATGGGCAGCAACAGGGCTGAGCTAGTATAGTGGGACTGGGGAGGCCCGGGAGGGGTTCGCTTGGCCGTTGGGCGAAACTGGGATGCTGATGAGATCTCACAGCTGTGAGGATCCCAGAAAGCCCTGTATACGATGTGCACGGTTTGCGTGATCAACGACAATTATGATGACAACGGACGCAGTGGCAGGCAGTCAGTCTGGAGTTCTGGACTCTGGCATGCTGGGCGAGTCTCGTTGCTGGTTTCAGGGCTGATCTGATGGCGCCGACGGACGGCCGGGGGCTGGGCGGCATGCCTCCTGCTAACCCGTGATCCGTCGGTGACAGAACCTGACATGACATCTACAAAAATTACTCCCGATACTGCCCAAAATCGGTGGTTTCTTACCAAACAATACCAGGTCTCAGTAGAATAAAGTCTGCTGTTGATCTTGCGCAAGTCCGAGATCCCGCCAGACACAGCCGGCAAGACCGGCTTCAAAAGAGTTTGCCACGACGCCAACAGCAATGTCCGTTCTGGATCCTGCCATGCCCAATTCCCaccttgacgatgatgattcCGACTGGGAATATGAGTATCACGACACCGAAACAGAGGTAGCTACGACCGTCTATAAACAACCCCTCACGCTTCTCCGTCGTCCTCTAATCAATATCTTTTCTCAAGACTTTCTTTTTAAACCTCGACCTGACAACTCATCATGGCGCCATACGAGCCCCTCGCCGCCGGAATGACCCTTCCGCTTCGACATCAACCAGCGTCCCCGGCACCGTGAATGCTACACCGGCTACTTCGCGACCCGATGATCAAGATGCAGCTGTAGCCGGCTCCGAAACCGACAACGCTCCCTCAGGGCGTGTTCAAATTCTCGGCCTCCATACGCACAACCCGATCATCTCCTACCAGAATCAGATCTTCAGCGGAACGTGGGCAGACCAGATCGGCACAGAGTTGTTTTTCGCGCGGCCCGACAATGTGGGCGCTGAATTCGATCATGTTGAATCCGCATCCACTTATATTCCGCCATTGAAGCACACCGAGGATTTTGACCTCATATCGGCAAACAGCGTCAAGATCCTCGGTCGAAAGGCAAATCTTATTTCGAGCTCAGGCCCGACTGTGGCTCCAGAACAGCGAGAACCATCCTTCGGTTCAACTCAGGGTCCCACACCAGATGCCCCAGGGCTGGTATACAAGGCCGAGCATCAATCAAACCAAGCCCGGTTTCTTAACCGTTTAAAAGATCTGAAATCTCAGAAGGGCGAAACAGATACCGTGCGCACGGTCTTCAGTACTGCCAGGCGGGGTCCGAATCTTGAGGCTCGACTACGGGGATGGGTACAGACGGAGGAACAACTAAATTCGATTCGACAGCTCAATGATAGGGCCGTTCAAGGCGATTCCAATGCCATCTGGGAGCTAGAAAACATCTATGCTCAACTTGGTAGTCATCATCCCGGCACATCCGAAGGCCCATCACGTTTGGGTTGAGAGGCCACCGAAAACTTCGGAGATTCCTCACAAGCTTTTTCATGGAGAATCATCCGAATTCGGGTCGGCTATAATCGGAAAGAAGACCCGAGATTTATCAATCATCCTTCTACACATATATCAAGTGGGTGCGCGAAACCCAACCGAGACCTGCCCAGAAGCCGTTATGGTCAGACCCGGAgaaaggggaaaagaagccTACGGAGTACAGGGTCTCGGCATCTTAAACACCACATAAAACAAAGCTTGGTTCCACGTTTTTGACCGCGTGGAACGATAAAGCGTCTCTACTGGGCTAGATCTTCTGGGGAGCTGCAGACCCACCCCCTTTATCATGAACCGAACCGGTTTTCCTCGCAAGCTGGCGTCATagtgcagactgcaggaaCGGTCCATGTGATCGACAGCTACTATCCGAACAGACGGGATACGGAGCAGGAGGGTGGTCGTTTCCATATGACGATCGGGATAGCGAGATCCATAGCTGAGCCGTCGATTGACAGCATAGTTTGCAGGAATATGATCACGACTTCGACATTTTTATAATGGCATAAGAGGCGAGAACAAATAGGTAAATAATCGAACAGTGATATGCTGTTTTCAAATTTTTGTCTTCAAAAACTCCGAAAGGATAAAGTGAAGGTGCATCAAGAAATACACTAAGCATGTGGAACCGAcgcaaaaaataaaatcatCGGATTTCGAAAGCAAGAGTACTACCTGACACCCTTACTCCAAAGCAATGTGTCCCAGACCTTcaataagaaataaaagaaatgaaggggaaaagaaacacCCAATACCCCATGATATAGCGCCATTACCCCGATTAACTGTTTAATACTCCTCTATATCCTTCCATAAGATAAAGGAAAAAAGAACCAAGCCAAGCCCGGACGAGTGACCAgccaaggccatggccggaAACaagaataaatattaagGAATTAGAGGTAGTAAAAAGTTATGACGCTTGGGTTCTAGAATGCACGGGGGCTTTTGGATTCCACGGGGGAcgggggcggcggtggtggataCTCGAATGCCGAGGGTGATTGCGCATCGTTGCTTGCTGTGTCTGTGACATCGAGAGACTTGGGGGATTGCGTAGTTGAAGCCATGAGGGCAGTGAAGATGTCCTTTTGGCTGTAGGTTGTTGGAGTGATGACGCGTGGATGGCTCCGGGGCGTTGATGCGATAGTTGGAGAGGACATTATAGCGTGTGGATAAAttggggttgttttggttattgttgttgttgtaggaGTGGTGGCATAAACTTTTGGTTGCTTCTGGTTGTCTTGGTGTTAGTTTTGTTTTTATATCAGAAAATAGTGGACGGCCGTGAGGTACAGGCAGAGTAATTAATCGAGCGGCTCCGCAAATCGCCGAGCAGAAGTACAAAGGGGAATTGGACATAATGGCATGGCTCGGTATCTGCATGGGTGCGGAGTCGCAGGGAAAGAACGGAAGCGAGTGAAGCATGGAGAGCTGCCTACCTAGGTGTCCAAAGAAGCGGTCACGGATGTAATGGGGTAGAGGAGCAGATATGGCGAATACAGGCGGATACAGCAGCGTCAGGGGCAGAGAGCAGCCTATATCAGCGTAGTTGGGTGCAAAGGAGCGAGTGTGAGGagttgaagagaaagaagctggGGGAGAGGCGGTTGTACTTGTtaagaaggaaagaagagaactGGGGT
This is a stretch of genomic DNA from Aspergillus puulaauensis MK2 DNA, chromosome 8, nearly complete sequence. It encodes these proteins:
- a CDS encoding TFIIIC subunit 6 family protein (COG:S;~EggNog:ENOG410PQHG;~InterPro:IPR019481;~PFAM:PF10419); amino-acid sequence: MSVLDPAMPNSHLDDDDSDWEYEYHDTETETFFLNLDLTTHHGAIRAPRRRNDPSASTSTSVPGTVNATPATSRPDDQDAAVAGSETDNAPSGRVQILGLHTHNPIISYQNQIFSGTWADQIGTELFFARPDNVGAEFDHVESASTYIPPLKHTEDFDLISANSVKILGRKANLISSSGPTVAPEQREPSFGSTQGPTPDAPGLVYKAEHQSNQARFLNRLKDLKSQKGETDTVRTVFSTARRGPNLEARLRGWVQTEEQLNSIRQLNDRAVQGDSNAIWELENIYAQLGSHHPGTSEGPSRLG